The nucleotide window AGAAGTGCCAAGTGACGGACAATCATCACCAGCTAATTATCTTAATATGATTAAACAACTGAGAACAGGAGGGTACGCAGGTCCTCTTGGAATTGGATTAGAAGGACATTTTGGTGCTCCGACCATAGCTTATATTAGGGCCGGACTCGATACACTTGCTTCTGCAAAATTGCCCATGTGGATCACTGAGTTGGATGTTAGACCAGAGCAAAATCAGGTAAATTAAATGAATACGATATATTTCCCATAATTGTTGtaacaatttttctttcttttggcaGGCACAAGTGTTGGATCAAGTTATAAAGGAGATAGTTGGACACCCAGCTGTTCAAGGGTTAATAATTTGGTCAGCATGGAAACCAACTGGATGTTTCAGAATGTGTTTAACTGATAACAATTTCAAAAATCTACCGACGGGAGATGTTGTAGACAAAGCTCGTGTGACATTATCACATGAGGGTTTGATTGGGACTACAAATGCTGAAGGTTATTTCGAGACTTCACTATTTCATGGAGATTATAAAGCCATTGTTACTCATCCTTCCATGGCGGATTCGTCCTTTCACCACAATTTGACGGTTACGCCCACAGCTGAAAGTCATGAGAAATTATCATTGAGTTACAAATTTACTGCTACATAAAACTATTATAGGCCATAGAGATTATATGTATAGTAAATCTATAAATAATGTAATGATAGAATACAAAAGTTGAATGAAAGAACGActctttttctattattatcaaCATGTTAACGCAAACATATTTTGTGATGCcctttcaaaatattttctaaaataagtaCTTCATTTATAAGTTATGTATAGCTCTAATGAAAAAAGTTTGTTTAGGTAATTAGATAAGTATGTATCGGGAGTTTCCTTCCCCTTCTTGTGGTatcaataaaaagtaaaaattaactttaaaaaatatataagtataataaaattaattaaataaataattttatgtaagAGTTTGGTCAGTTGGGTATATATTGACCATTGTTTAGCCTATCTCGACTCGGTCCATATAAGTGCaagtaaaaattaatatatatcaaattcacttattttttaactcgaattattttgacttatctaaatttaattcaactcgtttatttgatttattcttcAAACTCTCAATACTAAACACTTCAGGTAATTGAGGTTAGTTATATATATGTTACTCTTTCATTAAAagtataaagaatttttttaataaattgtgATGGCTAGCTAGTTGCCCTAATTCAACTTGTTTAATCATTttcacttatttttatttatacagTATAGGCCAACAATACATCTAGCCAATAGCCATTGAGTTATGGGCATACAACATATCAGTAAAACCATTTTCTCAAGAGGCTAAAAGTGACAATTTCATCAAATATCAAAGCACTGAAAAggtaaataaatagaaatatatatctCTTTGATACAAGATCCTGATCTattcctaaataaaataattggtttAAAATTACATCACGATTCAAGAACGAAATGAAATTGTATGATCGACGAGCATTAAGcccaaaataactttttaaaatttttagtgttcgaataaaaaaaaaaaagcttttaaatatttattttaaattaaaaagacaaaaattatTCAATAGTCAAAAGTTGTAAGCTATAACgtcattcaaaattttaaataggCTTTTAGTACTAGCGTGATATGTGgccaatataaataaaaaaatatatgaattaaaGTAGCAAATATGTATAGATATTTTATAGAATAAGGTATTTGGAACAATTTATTATGtagcaaaaatatattttggcaatgatattcaaaatttaagaggTGATCTCGCCTgataaaaagtaaaatcattcttaaaaaatatatagtatttCGCATTTGCTAAGAAATTTAAATTCACCTTATGAAACATTTGAATAGTTTAAAAATTTAGTTAccagaaataaaatattcaaacgTAACATCTTATCCAATTAATTCCCTAATCCTCCTCATATCTAATTGATTCCTTTATCTATTATCTAATCAATTCCTTAATATTTAGTGATTTCCATACAAATAACTaatttaaagtatatttttatagaATTAGTACTAGTACACGTGCGGCcgatataaataaatttaaatatttaatcataacaaattttatgaattaaagTAGCAAATatgtttagatattttatagaaTAAGGTATTTGGAATAATTCATTATGtagcaaaaatatattttaacaatgattttgaatttcataaataatattaccTACTTAAGAAGAAAACCATTCttaacaaatataatatatttcataattGCTAAAAAATTCAGTTTAGCAAATCAAAcatttgaatatattatttttaatttaattaccaggaaattaaataaaatagtcAAACTCAGTCTCTTATCTAATTAAATTCCTATTCTTCCTCCTATCGATAGAGTTAATTCCCCATTCTCTTACATCTAATCAATTCCCTAATCCTTGTTTGATTTGCCTAAAATATTTTCCGTTTTTGTcattcaaaatcaattttaagCCTAGTTTTACCCTATAAATAGTGTTGATGTTgaacatttcaaaaatatcATTACTTACATTTTAACAATGTAAGTTAAAATGATTCTTAGTTCTCtagattattttctttgtttggaGGGGAGTGGtagaggaatttttttttattcaactgATGTTTATATCAAAACTTttctaatgatttttttaatcattatatttgattaaattgttAGATTTAGCATAGATTTGAAACGGAATGTTTGTAATACTTCGTAAAATCTTAGTTTGAAAAGTCgttttttctttcttgcaaTCTTACATATACTAAATTTCGCATCAtagatttcttttatttttttcataatatatataacagAATTATATAGTAATTGTGTATTTGAAAATGCAGATTATTTCTCCATGGACACCATGAAACGAGAGTGTGTAGTTCTTGTGTTATGTTGTTTGCTGCTCATCTCGATAGGTTTGTATGAtaacttttagaaaaaaaatatctttttttcatatatgattgattaaatattttgaattttttttttctagaaaaataagtttgtattatcttatgactttatttttatatgtttgaCAGGTTTAGAAGTCCATGCGCTAGATTATGACTATAGTTTCTCAGCCGAGGCATAATTTcttacttttaacttttttttttctcttgttgcTTAGCTTATTAATTACTAATCATTTTTCATTGTTCTTAATTTGTatttcagtgtttgaaaaaacCTCTTAAACCTCAATATAATGGAGGGATCGTGACAAATCCAGAATTTAATGATGGATTAAATGGATGGGCCGTTTTGGGAGTCGCTAAAATTGAGAACAATGTTTCAAGCGATGGAAATAAATTCATCGTTGCCTCAGAGAGGAAAGGACCGTATCATGGTTTTTCACAAGAGTTTCAATTGGACAAAGACAAGTTCTACGTAGTTTCTGGTACAACTCTCCACTTATATATCCgtgaattatttttagtttaagcaTAAGTGAACGACGATTTAGattaatttttctaatatatTAGTATGTTTAATTTTAAGGATGGGTACAAGTGAACCATGATGATGATGCCACTATAGCAGTGATATTCAAGACACAAGGTGGTTTTCAACATGCTGCTTGGGCTAATGCTAAATCTGGTTGTTGGTCTATGTTCAAGGGTGGCTTAGTTGTCAATGCTTCTGGTTCTGCTCAACTTTATTTTGAGGTGATGAAATTTTTTCCCTCATTCATCAAATCTATTTGCCTAGCTAgttaccattttttttattgcttAGTGTTTATCATATAGAGATTTACATATgaataacataatcataatcTTTTCAagctttttccttttctcagACCAATAATACAGCAGTTGACATATGGATAGACAATATTTCAGTACAACCATTTAGCCAAGAAGAGTGGACGTCCCATCAAACTCAAACCATTGAAAAGGTACAAAATAGAACGTACCAATTAATTTGAATAATTGGTATtcttctctctatatatatgttCGATTTCATTCTTGTAATATTATGTAGGTACGAAAAAGCAAAGTGGTAATCCAAGTGGTGGACTCGCAAGGCAAGCCTTTACCTAATGCGACAATCTCTTTGATACAAGGAAGAGCCAATTTCCCATTTGGTTGTGCAATGAACAAAAACATTCTTAATAACAATGCTTATCAAAATTGGTTCTTCTCGAGATTCAAGTACACAGTATTTGAGGATGAAATGAAATGGTATAGTACTGAAAATTCTCAAGGCAAAGTAGACTACTCAACTTCTGATGCAATGGTCAATTTATGCAAGAGCAAAGGTGTCAGCATCCGAGGGCATAATATACTTTGGGATGACCCAAAATTTCAGCCAAATTGGGTCCCTTCACTATCCCCACAACAACTCTCTGTTGCTGCTGGAAGAAGAGTTGGTTCAGTCGTGGCGAAATATAGAGGCCAAGTTATTCATTGGGATGTTGTGAATGAAAATCTTCACTTCAATTTCTTTGAGAGTAAACTTGGTGCAACTGCATCTGCTACCTTTTATCGTTTGGCAGCACAATTTGATAATAGAACACCTCTGTTCTTGAATGAGTTTAATACGATAGAAGATCAACGCGATGGAGCTTCATCACCAGCCAATTATCTTAATAAGATTAGACAAATAAGAGCAGGAGGGTATAGAGGTTCTCTTGGAATTGGATTGGAAGGACATTTTGTTACTCCTAACCAGGCTTATATTAGGTCCGCAATCGATACACTTGCTTCTGCAAAATTACCCATTTGGATCACTGAGTTGGATGTCCAAAGCAGTCCAAATCAGGTGCTCATATTCTATATATCATATAAAgttaaatcaaatcaaagatAGATCTTAATCATAATTATTCTAACATCTTATTTTTTTGACACTGAAGGCGCAATTCTTGGATCAAATTATAAAGGAGGTAGTTGGACACCCAGCTGTTCAAGGGTTATTAATTTGGTCAGCATGGACACCAAATGGATgttataaaatgtgtttgactGATAACAACTTCAAAAATCTAGCGACTGGAGATGTTGTTGACAAAATTCGTGTGTCATTAACACATGAGGATTTGGTTGGGACTACCAATGCTGAGGGTTATTTCGAGACTTCACTTTTCCATGGAAATTACAAAGCTATTGTTACTCATCCTACGATGGTGGTTTCGTCCTTTCACCATAATTTGACAGTGATGCCAACTACATCTGAAAGTAGCAGTGAAAGAGTGTTCAGTTACAAATTCATGGCTGCTTGAGTCAAACATGCCTTAGGGATTATGTGTAGTAATCTTCtcgtatttttatttatttttattgtgttgCATTTCagtgttttattttatcataaatgaAAGTCAGGTTGGACGAACGAATTACTTGTTTTCTATTAATACTATCAACATACTTTCCACtactttttagttgtcatgttgcgctagatattcaaaaattatacgaaaagtaTTACAACTTGCAACCTTCTccatatcaaaatataatgaaatacatcttaaaatgttggtcaaaatttatattgtttgactctcaaaattgaaaactatgacaactaaaaaggaatgAAGGGATATTAATTAACGAAAAAGTCACTAACTCcttaaacttaatttaaaacttatgaaAAAATGTAATACAATATATCCCTAAATTATTGATGAGGTTTAGGTCCttgtaatatttaaattttgagtatTTAGTATTATATCAAATTCGATAAATTTGTGAAGATTCATTGTTTAAAGGATTAAAAGTGCAGTTACAAATTAATCAAAAGGTTAAATAAGGATACCCAAAAATCACAACTACAAAAAAACTAGAATATATCAATTTTTGATGGACTAAAAATGCTTATGACAATGAAAAGTATCAATTGCAACCTTTTATAAACTTGTTGAATGGAGGCATGAATCCATTCATATCACTACTCAATTTGTTCTCTATTTAATGtgacctctttttttttctattttagtttgtttaaaaaagcTACGactcatttttatatttatagttATAAATAATACACTTTACCTAATCAAACTTCACCACATATATTGGAATGAAACAAATAGGTTGGAGGAGTAGTGAGGGTAAGATAGTACAGACAAAATATGTGTCTTAAGTAGGAATAGCAAGCAAGTGTTTGTAGTCCAACGGTTAGGATAATTGCCTTCCAAGCAATAGATCCAGATTCGACTCCCCACAGACGCAATatgcattaatttttatttattgacaCTTTCTTTCCGTATTTAGAACTAATAAATACtgtagagctgtcaatatgagCTGACCCACTCCATCCAGGTTAACCCATACAGGCTTTGTAATTTGACGGGCCAGGccgggctagcccattttttatGTGGGCCAAAAAATGGTTGGCCCAGCCCACAAGTGTGTGGGCAATGAGTTTTGTCGGGTCAgccctcttttcttaaaaatatattttttataattttttaaattaaattataatttaaaaatattatcataaatatcgactaGTGTTACTACTTattaatcaaatacacaaataaaattatctatataatatttattaagtttgatttcaagtaaaaacataaatagctaaatagaaatattaacataattgttttccaatgatcataataaaacacaaaaactatgatAATATTCCATAGGTTATGGTctatgtagtgattccctagaaattttagaaactttattttatgtagtatatattttataaacataatttgtatttaaattgtaatatttcaaactttaaacagatTTTGAGTGTAGACTcctgttatttttaatactttattttatttttattttttaattaatttttatttgacccACAGGCCAACCCTACCCATATTTCTCAAGCTCCACAAATCGACAGACTTATTCAGGCCGGGTTAAAAAGatgggctccaaaaatcgtAGCATAACCTTATCAAATCACGAGTTAGGCAAAGCCAGCCCaacgggcctagcccatattgccGGCTCtaataaatagataaaataaattttggaaaaattacttgagtggatcctttttaaaaaataattacttattttaaatatactctttaattattaccatttatagcaatatataacaatactatatgttttattagaTTTGTCTTTCTCTTTtgcctctttctcctttttctctctcgcctttttaatttttatctctttttctcgctctttctccccttttttcttcatattgttCTTTTTCCCTTGTTTTCTTTCTGTTGCTGCTTTTTCTCTCTTGCTTTCTttctattgttttttctttcttttttctttttgttgcactttctccctctccctctccctcttgctttttttccctttccctctctctattttctttcatataGTCAATGATTCGTagactaaataattttttattaataattaattaattagacaagtaatctaatcgtaacaaatgaagagacataataaattgcaaaatgaattaaacttgaattaaaaatgtgttccacacatattaaagttgaattagaagagaattaatatgaatgcaaaatgtagcaaacgaAAGAGCATTCTATGATCTGTAAACNAGGGTCtaaaaaatatcccaactttggtcggatttgttgttgcgatactaaactttcataaggacctattacctccatagactatttaataccatattttttaccccctgaactatttaatagtgtattttaaaggtatatatgtgtctacgtggacacattactatttataattttgcattattttttatgtccacgtgggcaaatatatatgtttaaaatacggtattaaatagtctagggaggtaataggtcctcatgaaagtttagtatcgcaacaacaaattcgaccaaagttggggtatttttcagacccttatccctatacTTTACTTAATCAAACTTCACcactaggggtgtcaaatgggcgggttggattgaaattgaagatattaaaatgaattgaaatAGAAATCGGGTTGGGTCTTAACTcacccaagtttactttgggctcaaatgggttgggttcaaatgggctaaaaaatgggttgggtcttgacccgcccaatttgacccgattaatctcaataattttaacatagtgatatttaacttttataatcacaattcgAATTTTaactcaagatttttttttctaaagtaacaaatagatagataaatcctaaaagatgttaaattgataataattcatacctttAATATAGTAACATATCTtagtaaagagttttaaaatgAGTATATATTGGAAGGCAAAAGGGTCTGATAGACCCTTATACTTGGGTCAGATTGTAAACTGGGCCCTTTTACTCATAACTTTGTCAACCAAACTTATGTGGCAATAAAATTGATGAGTTGGAAAAGTGCGTGATTTACACGCGAATTAAGAGCGTGAACGGCTAGAAATACACATATAAtcagaaattttatttaaaaaaggaaaaattaaaatattcctTTCCTCTTCTAATTTTctgtaaataaaaataattaggatAATTAGGTCCACCGCCGGTAGATTTCTCATTGTAAAAATTACTCATTGAAAccgaagaagaaaaaaaattctcattcAACAGAAATGgttatatgaaataaaaaagaaataaatcttCAAATCCATTTCTGATTTATTTGTCTTCGAATTGAAAACGGGTTACATGATTTTGAgcttttaatttgaaaattcaaactGGAAACTTCTCTCTAAAATTGAAAACTCGAATCACAAGACTATACGGGCTGAATCGAGGAACCTGATAACTCGGTTTTAGATCGAAACGACCGAGCTGAAGAACTCGATATTGGTCTCGTATCTTGGGCTGTTACAGAAAGATGACAAGAACGTATTGATTGCAGCAGCTCAAGAAATTGTTCCGATACTAGTCCATTTATTCGATTTCAACTCTTCTCCGGAGATGAACGAGATAAATATCGTCGCCATTGCTAAAGGATGGGAGATGGGTTTGGATTTGGTTGGGGGAAGCACTGGAGGTGAGATCAGATGAGAAAGGGGATGGGGAAAGGGCTACAACgagagaaaaagtaaaaaatagaatttttaaatgctattattatttttttatatttattttctgaCGTGTCACTAAGAAATGACGTGTATTTGGTTGTATTTACATGCATCCTAGAGAAAAGGGTTTAAAGTAATTGGAAAACAAAAAGTTATACTAGTTATTTTTGGCAAAGTAAATATGTAATAGGAATCCtaataaaagtcaaaaagtgctttatttttaaaattttttttggctAAACATATATACGTTTGACATGAGCAAGGAATTAATAAAAAACATAGGTTTCCCTAGAGCTAGTTATACTAGGAAACAACTAGTAtatgaattgagttattatATAAAGAGAGGGATGTATCAATTGGCTTGTTACTTCTGATTAAAACAAGTCAAAAAGATTATCATGGAGACGAACAGTTACTATTCATCTGTCTGGGCTGAAGAGGaggacaaaaaatatttgtcatcAATCACTTCCAAGGAACAAATTGATGTTAACAAGAAGGGAAGATATTGCTTGGCTCGTTGGGACGATTGGGGTTTTTTCATTGACATATGTGAATCTTTTGTTTGGCACTTCATATGTCATACCAAAATCATGCTCCCTTATTATTATCACTGCAATGACTGGATAACAGAGGTGCGCAAGTGTGTTGTTTCCCCTTCAACACATGAATATTTTCCCTACGACGATCAATACTTATGCAACGTCTCCCTATTCTTTCACCAAGAGCCGTATTGTCTAATTACTGGTCCTCCTTATTATAAAAAGTGGGTAAAGGTAAAACTGTATGATGATAACAGGTTGATCGACGCAGTCACGTTCTGCAGTGGTGAGAAAATATGCACTCTGTTTCAGGAAGGAAAACTAGGCATAATACAAATGATCCCTGAAATAACTAAAACTACTTGTCTGTCTCCTGTCACAACATTCAGGGCACCGATAGATGCCACTGCTATGCATCGAAGAATACACTTGGTTTCGTGGCAAGACCAATTGTTTCTAGTTCAACAAAAAATCGGATCACCTTCTATCTTTGAGGTTTGGGAGGTCGACTTTGAAACTAATCAATTCAACAGATTACTCAATTTGGAtggatttattatttttctaagtggACAATTCTCTGCTGCAACTTCTTCATGTCTACCTCAAGAAAAAAACCAGATCTATTTCACAGAGGGCAGTGATCACGACACTTTATATGCCTTTCACATTGGCGAACAAAGTTGTCAACCACTAAGCAATTTTGTGTCTACCGTCCTCCCAATTCGCTTCCTCCTCTATTCGCCAGGTAATTTAGATACTTGTTTAATTTCATTGTCTACTTTAAAAGTTTGTGAATATTGTTCAGAacatttaattttgataattatttAGGTCAAGAAGGACTAAAATTCAACATAACACTTCTACTAATACTAGAAGCGACAAGTTGAAAAAGCGTCCATCCCGTAAGCGTCCGCCTGTAGACAGCAACATTTGCATCCATCTTTCTCGAGACCTTCAAAGGGAAATTTCTCGCTATCTAATTTCTCAAGAAGCATACATGAATTTTCGCTTGGTGTGTAAATTATGGAGATCCGTTGCTCCTCCACTACGTTGGAAAGTggttgttgatgatgatgatgcggCTCCTTCTTATCATCAAGACTCCATGTGGCTTTTATCTCTAAACCAAAACGATGGTTTGTGCACCTTCTATAATCCCTTTAGAAATTTCAACGGTTATATGAGCAACAACGATTTAGTAGGGTGTGAAATTCGATATGCAAAAGATGGATGGCTTCTTGTGTCTAAGGGAAAGTCTCTCTTCTTACTTGAGCCTTCGCCTTCTGGGAAGCAAATAATCCATCTCCCACAAAAAACAGATGAATATTTCTGTGACATTATGTCATTCTCAGCTTCTCCAACTAATTCTTCTGCCTGGGTAATCTTTGGTATAGcttttttaaacttgtttcaaGTTAGGATTTCATATTTGAGACAGGGGAATGATAAATGGACTACTATCACAAGGGACAGTGAGGTGCCATTCATACTTTCATCTTCTAGTCCGGTCTACTTTGGTGAAGAATTTTGTGTCATCAGCCAATACGGTGGTAATGTTGGTGTATTTGGCTTCCTTAAAGACGGAACCCCTTACTGGATTATCCATCAACTTTCTGAACTATATTCACCTCCTATTCCTATTTCTAATGCTTGCCGTTTGTTTTTAGTTCAACAAGATCAAAATGTGCTACATTCCGTGGTTGTGACACCTCAAAATGATGTTCATGTTTATGAACTAGATTTTGGAGGGAACGTTATAGTCAAATTagtaaaagaagtaaaaaattgGCTTTTTTTCACTAGCGAAGCCTCATCTATGGCTGTTTGTGGCATGAACGTAAATGTGGATAATGCAGTTTTCCTCCCCACTTTCAACACTTGTAACGACTATACCTACTACTCTTTGGAAGATGTCACTTTCAAAGTATTGAAAGACAATTGTACGGATAAAACGCAACAGAAAGAGCTTTTAAATCGTGTTTGGATCCGCTGTGAACTGACAGAGAATTGATTTTTCTACTCTCTCTTATGTATTGTAGTGGTTTTGTTTCTTGATCTTTCTACCCTCTCttatatatttctttcttttttgttgaaGTGAATGAATTAGTCTTACTTAGAAGGATAATTTGCATAATTAGCTTTTTAAGTTTCTTTCTTTACTGGTATGGGTTTGTTGATTAAAATTTCTTTCAAATGTTTGTCAGACAGAATATAGAGTAAAAAGAAAGTTTGTTAAAGTTCGTCACTTTATATTTAGCTTGCTTTGTGATTTGAgatcataatttgaaattttaaaatctcaaaaaaaaaaaaaaaacataatttgggatttcaatccttttttttaaatgtaaaacttgACCCAAATATGTGAAGATTCATAGTTTGAGGAATTAAAAATGCACTTATATATTAATTGAAAGTTAAATATGCATAACAAAAAATCACaatgttaaaaaaatttagagttTAGAAATTTTTGATGTACTAAAAATGCTACAGGCTTAATTAGGCTTCTACGACATTTTTATCTTTacagaattgaaagaaaaagaggGATTGGATAAGCTATGAAAGCTTCAGTAACCTTCATCATCCATCAAATCAAAGTGAAGAAGAAGGCATATCAGTGAAGCAGAGAAAAAACTGTTATTCCCATTGATTGATTGTTCAACTGAATGTATCAATACAAGGTCCTATATACATTCTATTTATGCCAATTACTAAGTAACTTCTATTGTAGCTGATGCCAGCTGTAGCTTGTAACTAACTACTCTGACTGTACTCACAGAATAACTAACTGACTAACTTATATTTAACACCCTTCCTCAAGTATATCTTTCAATCCCAATTTGGACAGAAAATAACAATGTTGCTGCTTCCCAAGGCTCTTAGTGAGTGGATCAGCAAGCTGTTCTTTAGTGGGAACATGTTGAGTCTTGATCATACCCTGCACTATCTTGTCTCTCACAAATGACAGTCTATGTCTATGTGTTTAGTCTTTTCATGAAATATTGGATTGTGAACTATCTGAATGGCAGCCTTGTTGTCACATTGAAGATGTATTGGCTGATGAATGCTTATCCCAAGCTCTTTAAACAGCCCTGTCAACCATGTTAATTCAGCTATCACTGATGCCATGCTTCTAAACTCTGCCTCAGCTGAACTTCTACAGATGGTGTCTTGTTTCTTTGACTTCCAAGAAATAAAGGCACCTCCAAACTTAACTAGGTAACAGACTTTCTGGTTTGAAGACATCCTGCCCAATCTGAGTCACACAAGGCCTCCAAGGTACTAGATGATTCAGCTGGCATTAGTAGGCCTAGTCCTGGTGCCCCCTTGATATACCTGACAACCCTCAAGGCAGCTTCCATATGAGTAGAGTTGTCAAAATGGGCTGGTCCAACCCAACCCTAACGGGCTAGAGAGTTAAATGGATTGGGACGGGCTGACCCTTTTAATTAAAGGACCTATATAATAGCAGTCCAACCCAGCCCTAAGCGGGCCACGGGTTGGGACGGGTTGGCCCTTCAAccaaaaaatgaacaatattaCTCTCTTAGAAGAGTATCTAAGAGTATCGAACGTTGACGTTTATGAAGACGACATCAATACATACAAATTTTCATTTATGAATCACACACTTCGGTGAATACTTACAAAAATACATTTATAAATCACACACTTCGGTGAAAACatacaaaaatacataatagtCAACGTAAGATTTAGCGGAAAAATGTTGATCATTCCACCATTCCTCCCACAAAAAACTAGCTAGtttaaaagatttgattttttatttttttaaatatttattgataaaaactttacaaataaaatactactaaaaatatatataaaaaatatttttaaatattcatagTCCACGGGCTAGCCTCTGAGGCTTGCTGGTTGGACCTATGAGGTTAGCGGGCCAAATGAGGTTAAGCTAAAAAGCATCATTCCTAAATGAGCCAAAAAAAATTAGGCCCAATCCCACTTAATTCAAGGGTTGGGTTGGGCCGACCTAGCGAGCCAAGCCCATTTTGATAGCT belongs to Solanum stenotomum isolate F172 chromosome 1, ASM1918654v1, whole genome shotgun sequence and includes:
- the LOC125851949 gene encoding endo-1,4-beta-xylanase 5-like, with product MNKNILNNNAYQNWFFSRFKYTVFEDEMKWYSTENSQGKVDYSTSDAMVNLCKSKGVSIRGQNVLWDDQKFQPNWVPALSPQQLSVAAGKRVASVVTKYRGQLLHWDVMNENLHFKFFESKLGANASATFYRLASQFDDKTPLFLNEYNTIEVPSDGQSSPANYLNMIKQLRTGGYAGPLGIGLEGHFGAPTIAYIRAGLDTLASAKLPMWITELDVRPEQNQAQVLDQVIKEIVGHPAVQGLIIWSAWKPTGCFRMCLTDNNFKNLPTGDVVDKARVTLSHEGLIGTTNAEGYFETSLFHGDYKAIVTHPSMADSSFHHNLTVTPTAESHEKLSLSYKFTAT
- the LOC125851984 gene encoding endo-1,4-beta-xylanase 5-like; the encoded protein is MKRECVVLVLCCLLLISIGLEVHALDYDYSFSAECLKKPLKPQYNGGIVTNPEFNDGLNGWAVLGVAKIENNVSSDGNKFIVASERKGPYHGFSQEFQLDKDKFYVVSGWVQVNHDDDATIAVIFKTQGGFQHAAWANAKSGCWSMFKGGLVVNASGSAQLYFETNNTAVDIWIDNISVQPFSQEEWTSHQTQTIEKVRKSKVVIQVVDSQGKPLPNATISLIQGRANFPFGCAMNKNILNNNAYQNWFFSRFKYTVFEDEMKWYSTENSQGKVDYSTSDAMVNLCKSKGVSIRGHNILWDDPKFQPNWVPSLSPQQLSVAAGRRVGSVVAKYRGQVIHWDVVNENLHFNFFESKLGATASATFYRLAAQFDNRTPLFLNEFNTIEDQRDGASSPANYLNKIRQIRAGGYRGSLGIGLEGHFVTPNQAYIRSAIDTLASAKLPIWITELDVQSSPNQAQFLDQIIKEVVGHPAVQGLLIWSAWTPNGCYKMCLTDNNFKNLATGDVVDKIRVSLTHEDLVGTTNAEGYFETSLFHGNYKAIVTHPTMVVSSFHHNLTVMPTTSESSSERKDDKNVLIAAAQEIVPILVHLFDFNSSPEMNEINIVAIAKGWEMGLDLVGGSTGGEIR